One Bradyrhizobium sp. ISRA464 genomic window carries:
- a CDS encoding chloride channel protein — translation MDAIFYKRGNIRGTVAVIKALASAISIGSGAAVGREGPIIQIGSALGSAFSQFIGLSTRQKITLLSAGAGAGIAATFNTPLGGVLFALEILLPEVSNRTFLPVVVATGAATTIGRILIGPDPAFAVPDVQFPMVASFNLQEAVAFVLLGLLCGVAAWSFIRLLVFMEDGFPKLFGDEYVQNIVGMAVIGLMMVGLTRAFGRSYIDGVGYSVIQDILDHKMTAAGLLALLFALKLVATTVSLGCGASGGIFSPSLYLGATLGAAFAAGSSSILPHSGLTPSSAAIVGMAAMVGAGTGGVMTAIVMVFEMTRDYAIIVPVIVAVALAAGVRRALVNETIYTVKLRHRGHRIPKERHINLYLVRQAQDIMERRFIVARAGTTLKQAMPAEETDDARAIVVERDGRIVGLIPPRSGLWMESRTNPDLVIETFAEQRIVICRDQDLLSLVFARLKRHRAGAAIVFRGGARPRVNDIVGIVTKRVIADAVIDSYED, via the coding sequence ATGGATGCAATCTTCTACAAGCGCGGCAATATCCGCGGCACGGTGGCCGTGATCAAAGCCCTGGCTTCCGCAATATCGATCGGTAGCGGCGCTGCCGTCGGGCGCGAGGGGCCGATCATCCAGATCGGCTCGGCGCTTGGTTCGGCCTTCTCTCAATTCATCGGGCTCTCCACACGGCAGAAGATAACGCTATTGTCCGCCGGCGCCGGCGCAGGTATCGCCGCAACGTTCAACACGCCGCTTGGCGGCGTCCTGTTTGCTCTCGAAATTCTCCTACCGGAAGTGTCGAACCGTACCTTCCTTCCCGTCGTCGTGGCGACTGGTGCTGCGACGACGATCGGACGAATTCTAATCGGCCCGGATCCGGCTTTTGCGGTGCCGGACGTACAATTTCCCATGGTTGCGTCGTTCAATCTGCAGGAGGCAGTTGCGTTCGTCCTGCTTGGATTGCTCTGCGGCGTAGCAGCCTGGTCTTTCATCCGGCTGCTCGTCTTCATGGAGGATGGATTTCCGAAACTGTTTGGCGACGAGTACGTCCAGAACATCGTTGGCATGGCGGTTATCGGCCTGATGATGGTGGGACTCACTCGCGCGTTCGGCCGTTCCTACATCGATGGGGTGGGCTATTCGGTCATTCAGGACATCCTTGACCACAAGATGACAGCAGCAGGCCTTCTTGCACTGCTATTTGCGCTGAAGCTGGTTGCCACGACCGTCAGCCTTGGCTGCGGGGCCTCGGGCGGGATCTTCTCTCCCTCGCTGTATCTTGGCGCCACGCTGGGTGCGGCATTTGCGGCCGGGAGCAGCTCGATTTTGCCTCATTCCGGGCTGACGCCTTCCTCGGCCGCTATCGTTGGAATGGCAGCCATGGTCGGCGCGGGAACAGGCGGCGTGATGACGGCCATCGTCATGGTGTTCGAAATGACGCGTGACTATGCGATCATTGTACCGGTGATCGTCGCGGTGGCGCTGGCTGCAGGTGTAAGACGCGCGCTTGTCAATGAGACGATCTACACCGTCAAGCTGCGTCATCGCGGTCACCGTATCCCCAAGGAGCGACATATCAACCTTTACCTGGTCAGGCAGGCGCAAGACATTATGGAGCGTCGCTTTATCGTAGCCAGGGCCGGCACAACGCTGAAGCAAGCCATGCCTGCAGAAGAAACCGATGACGCGCGCGCTATCGTCGTGGAGCGGGATGGTCGGATCGTGGGGCTGATTCCGCCGCGCTCGGGTCTGTGGATGGAATCTCGAACCAACCCCGACCTCGTCATCGAGACGTTCGCCGAACAGCGAATCGTCATTTGTCGCGATCAGGACCTCCTGAGCTTGGTATTTGCGAGACTCAAGCGTCACCGCGCCGGCGCCGCGATCGTTTTTCGGGGCGGCGCCCGCCCGCGGGTAAACGATATAGTTGGTATCGTCACCAAGCGTGTGATCGCTGACGCGGTCATCGACAGCTACGAAGACTGA
- a CDS encoding YbfB/YjiJ family MFS transporter — translation MSANVDHRHRHAAPHQDAGGTVWLSAAAGLCASLVGLGLARFAYTPLIPALIAANWFTPAEAVYLGAANLAGYLAGALIARDLGARIGSVRALRGMMVLAALCCFACVVPISFVWFFGFRFLAGVTGGVIMVLAATAILPHTAPSKRGFVGGVIFAGVGLGVAASGTLVPLLLRHGLTQAWYGLGVLSALLTLISWKAWPAEAPAVHGEAEHHVAAHGARSPMVLMLSLEYGLNALALVPHMVFLVDFVARGLGQGISAGSYYWVLYGLGAVVGPPLTGHLADRSGFAAALRVAFVVEGVAVGLPAVSTSAVALIVSNIIVGGFTPGIVPLVIGRIHELIPHSAPSQRTAWAQATTTFALFQAAGAYGMSFLFAQSGGNYAAVRDRRGRGRPGAGARARERCCGKSAPLEQDEFGSNRFGDGLALPLPRER, via the coding sequence ATGTCTGCCAATGTCGATCACCGGCACCGCCACGCCGCGCCGCATCAGGATGCGGGCGGGACGGTGTGGCTGTCTGCGGCCGCCGGGCTCTGCGCCTCGCTAGTCGGGCTCGGGCTTGCGCGCTTCGCCTATACGCCGCTGATTCCGGCGCTGATCGCAGCAAATTGGTTCACGCCGGCGGAAGCCGTCTATCTCGGCGCCGCCAACCTTGCCGGATACCTCGCCGGTGCGCTGATCGCCCGCGACCTCGGGGCGCGCATCGGCTCGGTGCGCGCGCTGCGCGGCATGATGGTGCTGGCCGCGCTCTGCTGCTTTGCCTGCGTCGTGCCGATCTCGTTCGTCTGGTTCTTCGGCTTCCGCTTCCTCGCGGGCGTCACCGGTGGAGTGATCATGGTGCTGGCGGCAACGGCGATCCTGCCGCACACCGCGCCGAGCAAACGCGGCTTCGTCGGCGGCGTGATCTTTGCCGGCGTCGGGCTCGGCGTCGCGGCATCGGGCACGCTCGTTCCGCTCTTGCTGCGCCACGGGCTCACCCAGGCCTGGTACGGCCTTGGCGTGCTCTCGGCGCTGCTGACGCTGATCAGCTGGAAGGCGTGGCCGGCCGAGGCGCCTGCCGTGCATGGTGAGGCAGAGCATCACGTCGCGGCGCACGGTGCGCGATCACCGATGGTGCTGATGCTGAGCCTGGAATACGGCCTCAACGCGCTGGCGCTGGTGCCGCACATGGTGTTCCTGGTCGATTTCGTGGCCCGCGGGCTCGGGCAGGGGATCTCGGCGGGATCGTATTACTGGGTGCTGTACGGACTGGGCGCTGTGGTCGGACCGCCGTTGACCGGGCATCTCGCCGATCGCTCCGGATTTGCCGCGGCGCTTCGCGTGGCTTTCGTGGTCGAGGGCGTGGCGGTCGGGCTGCCCGCCGTGAGCACGTCGGCCGTCGCGCTGATCGTGTCGAACATCATCGTCGGTGGCTTCACGCCCGGCATCGTGCCACTGGTCATAGGCCGCATCCACGAACTGATCCCGCATTCCGCCCCCAGCCAGCGCACCGCGTGGGCGCAGGCCACCACGACATTCGCGCTGTTCCAGGCGGCGGGCGCCTATGGGATGTCGTTCCTGTTCGCGCAGAGCGGCGGCAATTATGCTGCTGTTCGTGATCGGCGCGGCCGCGGTCGTCCTGGCGCTGGCGCTCGAGCTCGTGAGCGCTGTTGCGGCAAGAGCGCGCCGCTAGAGCAAGATGAGTTTGGATCGAATCGGTTCGGCGACGGACTCGCTTTACCTCTCCCAAGGGAGAGGTGA
- a CDS encoding aminotransferase class V-fold PLP-dependent enzyme → MLPSQRHLFDVPQDVCYLNSASYSPLPRKTLDAGRIAVARKGQPWTLDADFAHRQHERARVAAARLINADADDIALIPAIGYGVATMAKVLTIPRSTRVIVLENDHSSPVLEWHARADAQGFVVETIRQPADGDWTSAVLTAIERPGAPPVGLASISSVHWSDGGLIDVEKVQAALRRQGAMFVIDATQGAGVVAMDVKQLDPDALIFPTYKWLIGPYGRAFLYVAKRHQNGVPLEQTSAGRRNVNSENPIYFGDLAYVDNARRYDMGERDHFISLEMASIGMEMMADWGAAAVSARLAMLTQRIADGVRDLGVGALERRLRAPHIVSLGMAGGVPRDLIARLAAKNVHVALRLGRMRVSPHVFNDEADTDRFVAVLSRALRG, encoded by the coding sequence ATGCTTCCTTCGCAGCGCCATCTGTTCGATGTTCCGCAAGACGTTTGCTACCTGAACTCGGCCTCCTACAGTCCGCTGCCGCGGAAAACGCTCGACGCCGGCCGCATCGCGGTGGCGCGGAAGGGCCAGCCCTGGACGCTGGATGCGGACTTTGCCCACCGTCAGCATGAGCGCGCCCGTGTCGCGGCCGCGCGCCTGATCAATGCCGATGCTGACGACATCGCGCTGATCCCTGCGATCGGCTATGGCGTCGCGACGATGGCAAAAGTGCTGACCATCCCGCGCAGCACGCGCGTCATCGTGCTCGAGAACGATCACTCCTCGCCGGTGCTGGAATGGCACGCCCGCGCCGACGCGCAGGGCTTTGTGGTCGAGACCATCCGCCAGCCCGCCGACGGCGACTGGACCTCGGCGGTGCTCACGGCGATCGAGCGCCCCGGCGCGCCGCCGGTCGGCCTCGCCTCGATCTCGTCGGTGCACTGGTCGGACGGCGGACTGATCGACGTCGAGAAGGTGCAGGCGGCACTGCGGCGGCAGGGCGCCATGTTCGTGATCGACGCGACGCAGGGCGCGGGCGTCGTGGCGATGGATGTGAAGCAGCTCGATCCCGACGCCCTGATCTTCCCGACCTACAAATGGCTGATCGGTCCCTACGGCCGCGCGTTCCTCTATGTCGCGAAGCGCCACCAGAACGGCGTGCCGCTGGAACAGACCTCGGCCGGCCGCCGCAACGTCAACTCCGAGAATCCGATCTATTTCGGCGATCTCGCCTATGTCGACAACGCGCGGCGCTACGACATGGGCGAGCGCGATCATTTCATCTCGCTGGAGATGGCGTCCATCGGCATGGAGATGATGGCGGATTGGGGCGCGGCCGCCGTCAGCGCGCGGCTCGCCATGCTCACCCAGCGGATCGCCGACGGCGTGCGCGACCTCGGCGTCGGCGCGCTGGAGCGCCGGCTGCGCGCGCCGCACATCGTGAGCCTCGGCATGGCCGGCGGCGTGCCGAGAGACCTGATCGCGCGCCTCGCCGCCAAGAACGTCCATGTCGCGCTGCGGCTCGGCCGGATGCGCGTCTCGCCGCATGTCTTCAACGACGAGGCCGACACCGACCGGTTCGTCGCCGTGCTCTCGCGCGCGCTCCGCGGCTAA
- the fliP gene encoding flagellar type III secretion system pore protein FliP (The bacterial flagellar biogenesis protein FliP forms a type III secretion system (T3SS)-type pore required for flagellar assembly.), translating into MRSASLPRRVFFIAVLIAAGSFADPAMAQDISINLGGGNGGVTERAIQLIALLTVLSIAPSILIMMTSFTRIVVVLSLLRTALGTATAPPNSVMIALAMFLTAFVMGPVLQKSYDDGIKPLVANQIGVEEALQRASVPLRGFMQKNVREKDLKLFMDLSGEPPPATADEMSLRILVPAFMISELKRAFEIGFLLFLPFLIIDLVVASVLMSMGMMMLPPVVVSLPFKLIFFVLVDGWSLVAGSLVQSYGG; encoded by the coding sequence GTGAGGTCCGCGAGCCTCCCGCGTAGAGTTTTTTTCATCGCTGTCCTGATCGCCGCCGGATCGTTCGCCGACCCGGCGATGGCGCAGGACATCAGCATCAACCTCGGTGGCGGCAATGGCGGCGTCACCGAGCGCGCGATCCAGCTGATCGCGCTGCTCACGGTGCTCTCGATCGCACCGTCGATCCTGATCATGATGACGTCGTTCACGCGCATCGTGGTCGTGCTGTCGCTGCTGCGCACCGCGCTCGGCACCGCGACCGCGCCGCCGAACTCGGTAATGATCGCGCTCGCCATGTTCCTCACCGCCTTCGTGATGGGGCCGGTGCTGCAGAAATCCTACGACGACGGCATCAAGCCGCTGGTCGCCAACCAGATCGGCGTCGAGGAAGCGCTGCAACGCGCCTCGGTGCCGCTGCGCGGCTTCATGCAGAAGAACGTGCGCGAGAAGGACCTCAAGCTCTTCATGGACCTTTCCGGCGAACCGCCGCCGGCGACGGCGGACGAGATGTCGCTGCGTATCCTGGTGCCGGCCTTCATGATCTCCGAGCTGAAGCGCGCCTTCGAGATCGGATTCCTCTTGTTCCTGCCGTTCCTGATTATCGACCTCGTGGTCGCGTCGGTCCTGATGTCGATGGGCATGATGATGCTGCCGCCGGTCGTGGTCTCGCTGCCGTTCAAGCTGATCTTCTTCGTGCTGGTCGACGGCTGGTCGCTGGTCGCCGGCAGCCTGGTGCAGAGTTACGGAGGGTAG
- a CDS encoding flagellar biosynthetic protein FliO, protein MQALTFVFAFVAVLALIGVAAWLVRRFGGNRLGANANRGRMPRLAVIDAAAVDGRRRLVLVRRDNVEHLLMIGGPSDIVVEPNIVRASPGRDQMSTRPAVAADSAPPRVAPLPDAAWNESETARTDFDQPEPQLPELPSRPARPSFADEVRRSAPASERRADPLAGFTPERTEPMPPRLPRSEPVIPRPPRAAEPPKAPPPLRAPDRAAASPTPPPPPPAATPAPPAAPPPNADANLAEMAQRLEAALRRPSGGGDAVAPPVAPDAPPVRPPRSEPPASPAPQKSGFENLEDEMASLLGRPKNPS, encoded by the coding sequence ATGCAGGCACTTACATTCGTCTTCGCATTCGTAGCCGTGCTGGCGCTGATCGGCGTCGCCGCGTGGCTCGTCCGCCGCTTCGGAGGAAATCGGCTCGGCGCCAACGCCAATCGCGGGCGGATGCCGCGACTGGCCGTGATCGACGCCGCCGCGGTCGACGGCCGCCGCCGGCTGGTGCTGGTCCGCCGCGACAATGTCGAGCACCTGCTGATGATCGGCGGTCCGAGCGACATCGTGGTGGAGCCCAACATCGTGCGGGCGAGCCCGGGACGCGACCAGATGTCGACGCGCCCGGCGGTCGCAGCCGACTCCGCCCCGCCGCGGGTTGCGCCGCTGCCGGACGCGGCCTGGAACGAGAGCGAAACCGCCCGCACCGACTTCGATCAACCGGAGCCGCAGCTGCCCGAGCTGCCGTCGCGTCCGGCCCGTCCCTCCTTTGCCGACGAGGTCCGCCGCTCCGCGCCGGCCTCCGAACGCCGCGCTGATCCGCTGGCGGGTTTCACGCCCGAGCGCACCGAACCGATGCCGCCGCGGCTGCCGCGCTCCGAACCGGTGATCCCGCGTCCGCCGCGCGCCGCCGAGCCGCCCAAGGCGCCGCCACCGCTGCGCGCGCCCGATCGCGCCGCCGCATCGCCGACGCCGCCTCCTCCGCCGCCGGCCGCGACGCCCGCGCCTCCGGCGGCTCCGCCGCCGAACGCCGACGCCAATCTGGCCGAGATGGCGCAACGGCTTGAGGCGGCGCTGCGCCGCCCGTCCGGCGGTGGCGACGCCGTCGCGCCGCCGGTTGCGCCCGACGCTCCGCCGGTGCGTCCGCCGCGCAGCGAGCCGCCCGCGTCGCCCGCACCGCAAAAGAGCGGCTTCGAGAATCTCGAGGACGAGATGGCATCGCTGCTCGGCCGCCCGAAGAATCCTTCGTGA
- the flgB gene encoding flagellar basal body rod protein FlgB, protein MSMNDLPILSALRTKMQWHQERQRVLAENIANSDTPNFRPRDLAEPKFDRAGSTIGGGPGTLPMTQTSAAHMAASGAPDRFDNDRGKSGFETRPAGNAVNLEDQMLKVSANQMDYAAVTSLYSKSLHLLKTAIGKG, encoded by the coding sequence ATGTCCATGAACGACCTCCCGATCCTGTCGGCGTTGCGCACCAAGATGCAATGGCACCAGGAACGCCAGCGGGTGCTCGCCGAGAACATCGCCAATTCGGACACGCCGAACTTCCGGCCCCGCGACCTGGCCGAGCCGAAGTTCGACCGGGCCGGTTCCACGATCGGCGGCGGCCCGGGAACGCTGCCGATGACGCAGACCAGCGCCGCCCACATGGCGGCGTCGGGCGCGCCCGACAGGTTTGACAATGACCGCGGCAAGAGCGGTTTCGAGACCCGCCCGGCCGGCAACGCGGTCAATCTCGAAGACCAAATGCTCAAGGTGTCGGCCAACCAGATGGACTACGCGGCGGTCACCTCGCTCTACAGCAAGAGCCTGCACCTCCTGAAAACGGCGATCGGCAAGGGCTAG
- the flgC gene encoding flagellar basal body rod protein FlgC, producing MADEISDFARSMSIATSGLRAQAGRMRVISENIANADSTAQTAGGDPYRRKVPTFSSTLDRTLDAQVVSLGKVSTDRSAFRIKHEPGNPAADAAGNVKYPNVNALVEMTDMRDAQRSYEANLNIISATRRMIQRTLDILKS from the coding sequence ATGGCAGATGAGATTAGCGATTTCGCCCGCTCGATGAGCATCGCGACCTCAGGCCTGCGCGCGCAGGCCGGGCGGATGCGGGTGATCTCGGAAAATATCGCCAACGCCGATTCGACCGCGCAGACCGCGGGCGGCGACCCCTACCGCCGCAAAGTGCCGACATTCTCCTCCACGCTGGACCGCACACTCGATGCTCAGGTTGTGTCGCTCGGCAAGGTGAGCACCGACCGGTCGGCATTTCGGATCAAGCATGAGCCGGGCAATCCGGCGGCGGATGCCGCCGGCAACGTCAAATATCCCAACGTCAATGCGCTGGTCGAAATGACCGACATGCGGGACGCCCAGCGCTCCTACGAGGCGAACCTCAACATCATCAGCGCGACGCGGCGGATGATCCAGCGCACGCTCGACATCCTCAAGTCCTGA
- the fliE gene encoding flagellar hook-basal body complex protein FliE, whose translation MASPTIAANAYANFAKLMERGGLEKAGNPVAGPSFGELVKDAVGSVMEVGRKSDAQTMAMASGKANVMDVVTAVADTDVAVSTLVSVRDRVIQAYEDIMKMPI comes from the coding sequence ATGGCTTCACCGACAATCGCCGCCAACGCCTACGCCAATTTCGCCAAGCTGATGGAGCGGGGCGGGCTTGAGAAGGCCGGCAATCCGGTCGCCGGTCCGTCGTTCGGCGAGCTCGTCAAGGACGCCGTCGGCAGCGTGATGGAGGTCGGCAGGAAGTCCGATGCGCAGACCATGGCGATGGCGTCGGGCAAGGCGAACGTGATGGACGTGGTGACCGCGGTCGCGGACACCGACGTCGCGGTGTCGACGCTGGTTTCGGTCCGCGATCGCGTGATCCAGGCCTATGAAGACATCATGAAGATGCCGATTTGA
- the fliQ gene encoding flagellar biosynthesis protein FliQ codes for MTGPETLDVARDAIWTIVVVSSPLMVVGLVVGVVVSLFQALTQIQEQTLVFVPKILAIFVTLLLALPFMADSLHAHMMRISSRIIGG; via the coding sequence ATGACCGGTCCTGAAACTCTCGACGTGGCGCGTGATGCGATCTGGACCATCGTGGTGGTGTCGTCACCGCTGATGGTGGTCGGCCTCGTGGTCGGCGTGGTGGTGTCGCTGTTCCAGGCACTAACGCAGATCCAGGAGCAAACCCTGGTCTTCGTGCCGAAGATCCTGGCGATCTTCGTTACATTACTCCTCGCGCTGCCGTTCATGGCCGACTCGCTGCACGCCCACATGATGCGGATTTCGTCGCGAATCATCGGCGGATGA
- the fliR gene encoding flagellar biosynthetic protein FliR has protein sequence MRIDISLLPALAATFVLVFARVGAMVMLLPGFGETNIPARVKLSIALLLTLIILPLHRNAYHVDLTSIASIGVLMVHELIIGIVLGATARVTLSALNVAGSIIAQQLGLGFVTAVDPTQGQQGQIIGNFLTILGITLLFATDTHYLVIAALSESYRIFSPGEVMPTGDVAALATSAFAAAFKIGLQLSAPFLVFGLVFNIGLGVLARLMPQMQVYFVGVPLSIIVGFLIFGLVLAAMMGTYLDYFVGVMRQLAPMN, from the coding sequence ATGCGCATCGACATCTCGCTCCTGCCGGCGCTGGCCGCAACCTTCGTGCTGGTGTTCGCCCGCGTGGGCGCGATGGTGATGCTGCTGCCCGGCTTCGGCGAGACCAACATCCCCGCGCGGGTGAAGCTGTCGATCGCGCTGTTGCTGACGCTGATCATCTTGCCGCTGCATCGCAACGCCTATCATGTCGACCTAACGTCGATCGCCTCGATCGGGGTCCTGATGGTGCATGAGCTCATCATCGGCATCGTGCTCGGCGCGACCGCGCGGGTGACGCTGTCGGCGCTCAATGTCGCGGGCTCCATCATCGCCCAGCAGCTCGGCCTCGGCTTCGTCACCGCCGTCGATCCGACCCAGGGACAGCAGGGCCAGATCATCGGCAATTTCCTCACCATCCTCGGCATCACGCTGCTGTTTGCCACCGACACCCACTATCTCGTCATCGCCGCGCTGAGCGAGAGCTACCGCATCTTCTCGCCGGGTGAGGTGATGCCGACCGGCGATGTCGCTGCGCTTGCGACCAGCGCCTTTGCCGCCGCCTTCAAGATCGGCCTGCAATTGTCGGCGCCGTTCCTCGTGTTCGGCCTCGTGTTCAACATCGGCCTCGGCGTGCTCGCGCGGCTGATGCCGCAGATGCAGGTCTATTTCGTCGGCGTGCCGCTCTCGATCATCGTCGGCTTCCTGATCTTCGGCCTCGTGCTCGCGGCGATGATGGGCACCTATCTCGATTACTTCGTCGGCGTCATGCGCCAGCTCGCTCCCATGAACTAG
- the flhB gene encoding flagellar biosynthesis protein FlhB produces MAEDTEDKTEDPTQKRLDEALEKGDVVKSQEVNTWFVIAGATLVLSTFSGSIGGGILMPLRNLIANSWMIRTDGAGLLQLTQSLGYAVVAAIGVPFLMLALAAIAGNMVQHRLVWSGEQLKPKLSKISPGAGLERLFGKQAVANFLKGVLKLIALGAVMVAVLWPDRFRMEALLHVEPAELLPAVVSITVHLMAAVVAILAAVAIGDYFFQYRTWYERHKMSLQEMKEEFKQSEGDPHVKGKIKQLRVQRAKKRMMAQVPKASVIITNPTHFSVALAYDRSMSAPVCVAKGVDNLAFRIREIAKEHDIPIVENVPLARALYATVEVDREIPVEHYHAVAEIIGYVMRLRRGLSGLRS; encoded by the coding sequence ATGGCCGAGGATACCGAAGACAAAACAGAAGACCCTACGCAAAAACGTCTCGATGAGGCGCTGGAAAAGGGCGACGTCGTCAAGAGCCAGGAGGTCAACACCTGGTTCGTGATCGCAGGCGCGACGCTGGTGCTGTCGACCTTTTCGGGCTCGATCGGCGGCGGCATCCTGATGCCATTGCGCAACCTGATCGCCAATTCATGGATGATCCGCACCGACGGTGCCGGTCTCCTCCAGCTCACCCAATCGCTCGGCTATGCCGTGGTTGCCGCGATCGGCGTGCCGTTCCTGATGCTGGCGCTGGCGGCGATCGCGGGCAACATGGTCCAGCACCGCCTGGTGTGGTCGGGTGAGCAGCTCAAGCCCAAGCTCTCCAAAATATCGCCGGGCGCCGGCCTGGAACGGTTGTTCGGCAAGCAGGCGGTGGCGAACTTCCTCAAGGGCGTGCTCAAGCTGATCGCGCTCGGCGCCGTCATGGTCGCCGTGCTGTGGCCCGATCGTTTCCGCATGGAAGCGCTCCTGCATGTCGAGCCGGCCGAGCTCTTGCCCGCCGTCGTCAGCATCACGGTGCACCTGATGGCCGCGGTGGTGGCGATCCTCGCGGCGGTCGCGATCGGCGATTACTTCTTCCAGTACCGGACCTGGTACGAGCGCCACAAGATGTCGCTGCAGGAGATGAAGGAGGAGTTCAAGCAGTCCGAAGGCGACCCGCACGTCAAGGGCAAGATCAAGCAGTTGCGGGTCCAGCGCGCCAAGAAGCGCATGATGGCCCAGGTTCCCAAGGCCTCAGTGATCATCACCAACCCGACCCACTTCTCGGTGGCGCTGGCCTACGACCGCAGCATGTCGGCGCCGGTCTGCGTCGCCAAGGGCGTCGACAATCTGGCCTTCAGGATCAGGGAGATCGCCAAGGAGCACGACATTCCGATCGTGGAGAACGTGCCGCTCGCCCGCGCGCTCTATGCCACCGTCGAGGTCGACCGGGAGATCCCGGTCGAGCACTATCACGCGGTCGCCGAAATCATCGGCTACGTGATGCGGCTGAGGCGCGGGTTGTCCGGCCTGCGGTCGTAA